TGCGCCGAACTTATCGAGGTCTTCCGGCCGCCGGTACATCTCGCCATCCGGGAGCGTGACATTGGTCAGGATGGCTTCGGAAAAGTCGGCGCCGCCGATCTCCGCCTCTTCGAAAGTGGCGCCGCTGAGGTTCGCGCCCTTGAAATTGACGCGCTTCGCGCTGACTTCGCTGAAATTCGCGCCCTCAAGCTGCGCGCCGCTCAGGTTCGCCCGCGCCATCCCCGCCTCAGCGAAGGTTGCGCCGTGGGCAACCACGCCGCTCATATCCGCGCCTTCCAGGTTCGCCGCCTGGAAAACAGCGTTGGAGAGTGCCGCGCCGCTCAGGTTTGCGTCCGGCAAGTTGGCGTCCTCGAAAGTGGCGTTGTCCAGGACTGCCCCGCTGAAGTTGCTGCCCTGCAGATTGGCGTTCTGGAAGACCGCGTTGCTTAAGACCGCGACTGTGAAATCCGTGCCGTTGGCGGTGACGTCTTCGAACGACGTACCCTCACCGACCGCGCCGCTCAGGTTCGCCCCGCGCAGGTCGGCATTCTGGAAGTTGGCGCCGTTGATGTGGGCGCCGCTGAAGTTCGTGCTCCTAAGCGCCGCGTCCTCAAAGTTGGCGCGGTCGGCCTGTACCCCCTGCGCGTTGACGCCGGTCATGGCCGCGTCCTGAAAATTCGTGCGGGTCAGGGTCGCGCCCTGCAGATTGGCGCGCTCAAGGTTAGCATCCTCGAAGTTCGCGTAGGTCAGGTTGGCGTTCTGCAGGTTTGCCCCGCGCAAATTCGCGTTGTTGAAGTTGGCATGGTTGGCGTCGGTATCTGACAGGTTTGCGCCTGACAGGTCGGCATCCTCGAAGTCGGCGTTTGCCATCTCCTTGCCGCTGAGGTCCGCGCCCCGCATCTTGGCTTCGCGCATTTCGCTGAAGTTGATCGCCCCCAGCGCGCGCTGGATGGTGTTGCGCGTCATATTCATGATCTGTTCCTGCAGATCGCGCCCGATTTCGCGCATTTCCTGGGCGCGTTCGTGCATTTGCCCGCGGACCTGCCGCTGCCACTCGCGCATCTGCTCGCTTATTTCCGGGCCAAGCTTCTCCATCTCGTCGTTCAGATGATCGAGATCGATGTCAATGTCGATATCAAAGTCGAAGTCGTCGTTCTTACCTTTGAAATGGCGTTTCTGTTTCTCGCGCTCCTCGGCGAAACGAGCCCGCATGCGCGCCTCGGTCTCGCTCTCAACCCGTTCCTCAGCTTCCGGACGGCCCGGCATGGGCGGCATCGGGGGCATAGGCGGCATAGAGGGCCGCGGCGGCAAGGGGGGCATGGGCGGCATGGGGGGTCTTGCCGGACGGGCGGGCAGCGCGGGACGCGCCGGAACTCCTTGATGCGCCGCCGGTGGAAACGGCAGCATGCCTTCCAGATAGGTCTCCATCTGCGAGGCCGCCGCGTTGACCATTGTCACCAGCCGCAGGTCGGCATCCTCGCCGTCGGTCGCCGGGTTGAGCTTGAGCGCCTCGATCACGAAGAAATCGTCGGGCAGCAGTTCGGATACCTTGCCGTGCAGCATCTGATACTGCGTCAACGTCATCGCGCCGATCCCGAGTGTTTGCGAGACCGCCAGGGCGCGTTCAGTGGAGCGCTGCAGCGCGCGCATGGCCTGCAGCAGCTGGGCGAGTTTTTGCAGTTGTGCCTGTTCCATATCTCTATCCTCCTAAGGCCATTTCGGCCTCGATCTCACGAATTTCCGGCTTGGGTTTGGACTCAGCCTGGATCGCCAGCAGGAGTTCAGGCCGCACGAGGCCGCGAAGGCCCTTCTTGGCATGAAACAGCCGCGACTTGACAGTGCCGACGCTGACATCCATCACCTCGGCGATTTCCGCGTGGCTCATCTCCTCCTCGCAGAACAGGATCAGCGTCTGGCGCTGAAGCTCTGGCAGGCGGTCGATCGACTGTCGAACCTCGAGGCCCAGCAGCAGCCAGTGCGTGACCTCTTCCGGCGCCGTGGCATCGTCGCGCAAGTCGAAGGCGATGCGGTCTTCCGCGCCATCGTCGTCGATCGACACCCCTGGCCGCCGGCCCCACTGACGCATCACGTCGTAGCAGGCGTTGCGCGCCACGCGGAACACATACGGGCGCAGCTTGGCGGGCGGGTCGATCTCCGCGAGGTGGATGTACAGCGTGAGAAAGGTCTCCTGCACGATGTCGGCGCAGCCGGGGTCGTCGCGCAGCAGACGCCGCACGAAGCGCGACACGTCCGGCTCCAGCGCCAGATACAGCGCTTCGAATGCTGCCGGGTCGCCGCCCTGCGCTGCTAAAAGCCATCCCGTGAGGTCTTGCGCGCTGTTCACGTTGTCGTCAGTCCGTCCCTAATTCCGGGTCTGATGAGATATACGCGGACGGGCGGTGTGAGGTTCAAAAGCTGTGCGATACTATAATTATGCTAAAAACGAACAGGAACGCATCCATGGAAACTATTCGCTTGACCACCCACATCGGCAGTGATGGCGTCCTCAAAGTCGAAACGCTGGTTGGGGTGGCTGACGTAGACGCCGACGTCGTACTGATTTACAGCGTGCAGCGTCCCGTCCCGTCAGACGATTGGACAGCATTCGTCAACGCCACCTACGGCAGCCTCGCCGACGACCCAATTGAACGTCCAGACGAGTTGCCGATGGATGTTCGGGACTGGTCGGAATGAATTACCTTCTCGATACCAACACCTGTATTCGTTTTATCAATGGTCGCGCTCCAAATATACGAGACCGTTTTCTCTCTGTAGACCGCCAAGACATCGCGGTCAGTTCCATCACCAAAGCCGAAATGTATTTCGGTTCGACGAAAAGCCAATTCCCGGAAATCTCACGCTCGAAGCAAGATCGATTCTTAAATGGCCTGACAACGATCTCTTTTGACGATGCCGCCGCCCACGTTTATGGGCCAATACGTGCTTCACTGGAAAAATCCGGCACGCCGATGGGTCAATTGGACACATTGATCGCGGCAGTTGCTATTGCTCACAATCTCATTTTGGTGACCCACAACACACGGGAATTCGCTCGTATTACATCACTACGCATTGAAGATTGGGAAACTTAACCGGCCGCGCTAAAGCACAAAGCATTTTGCCGGGCGCGGCTTGCGCCCGACCGCCTCGCGTGGACGGCGGACGGCACAGCGTTGGTCATCAGCCAGATCGACGGCACCTTCACTGTGTTCGGCGTTCGGTGAGTCGCGTCCACCCATTCTGACGGGCGAAGGTGGGCGAATCCGTGCATAATCGCCGCGTTCCTTCGTCAAAATCAATTACACGCACAGGATGCGCGGCCATAACCAAGAACCGGCTTGAGGCGTTTGGCGATGACGTGGCTGAGCGGCGGCGTATGAATTAACGTTAGCGCGCGTTCCAGGTCACGTCCTCGACGCCGGCCTGCCTATTCTCGAAGCGGGCCAGCGTGAACAACCAGTCGGACAGCCGGTTGAGGTAGATCAACGCCTGCGCGTTCAGGGGTTCGGCTTCGGCCAGCGCAACCGTCAGGCGTTCCGCCCGCCGGCAGACCGTCCGGGCGACATGGATATGCGACGAGACAAAGGTGCCGCCCGGAAGGATGAAGGCGCGCAGTTCGGGCAGTTTCGCAGTCATTTCGTCGATGTGCTGCTCAAGCCAGGCGACTTGGGGTTCGGTAATGCGCGTCACCCATTTGGCATCGGAGTCGAGCGGCGTGGCGAGGTCGGCGCCCAGATGGAACAGCGTATCCTGTACGGTCTGGAGCGCGCTGTCGCCTTCGGCGGTGGGTTTGTGGGCTCGCACCAGCCCCAGATAGGCGTTGAGCTCATCGACGGTGCCGTAAGCGTCGACCCGCAAAGAATTCTTGCTGACGCGCCCTCCGCCGAACAAGCCGGTTGTTCCGTCGTCTCCCGTGCGGGTGTAGATCTTCATCGCTGCGCCTCTGGCCTGATGGTCTGAACAGGCCGTCATGGTAGCACGGAAAATCGAGGCGTACAGGCGCGTAGATCAACCCGTCAGCAACTGCTCATCCCGGGGCGAGGGAATCCGGTGATAATAAGGAGGGATGGCCGCACATTCTCGGTTGTATCAGCCAAAGAGGGACTATGGGACATAAATCAGCGATCGTTATCGGAGCCAGTGTGGGCGGGTTAGTTGCTGCCCGGGTGCTGGCCGGGCATTTCGACCGGGTCCTCGTGATAGAACGCGACGAGCTGCCGCAGGGGCCGGAAGTGCGCAGCGGCGTGCCGCAAGGGAAGCACGTCCATGCGCTGCTATCCGAGGGACAAAACCTACTGGAGAAGTTGTTTCCCGGCCTGTCCGACGAGCTGACAGAGGGTGGCGCGCCAGTGATGACCTGGTGCCGCGATTCGTGCTACTTCACGCCAGGCGGCTGGATCAAGCGCTTCGACAGCAAGATCGTCACTAACGTGATCGTGCGGCCGGACCTCGAATACCGCATCCGCCGGCGCCTGAGCGCTGATAACAAAGTCGCCTTCCTTACCGGATGCGATGTGCGCGGGCTGCTCACCAACGCCGACAGGACGGTGGTTACCGGTGTCGAGTCCAGCGAGCGTGGGACGAACAGCAGCGAGCAGCACTTCGCGGATCTGGTGGTGGATACCAGCGGACGCAACAGCAAGGCGCCGGAATGGCTGACCGCGCTGGGATATGCTGCGCCGAGCGAGACGGCCGTCAATTCGCACGTCGGCTATGCGACACGGTTGTACGAGAAACCCGCAAAGGACTTCGACTGGAAGATCCTGTTCATTAACGCCCGCAGCGCCGAGAACAACCCGCGCGGCGGCGCGATCTTCGATATCGGCCACGGGCAATGGATGGTCTCGCTTGGTGGGCTGAACGAGGAGTATCCGCCAACTGACGAGGCGGGATTCCTTGAGTTTGCCCGGAAGCTGCCGACCCCTACGCTGGCGGAAGCCCTGAAAGACGCCAAACCAGTCAGCCTGATCGTCGGCTACCGGATTGCAGGGAGCCGGCAGCGTCATTACGAGAAGCTGGAGCGCAGGCCGGAGAACTTCATTCTGCTCGGCGACGCAGTCTGCGCGTTTAACCCGATCTACGGGCAGGGAATTACGGTTGCTGCGCTGGAGGCCGTTGAGCTGGACCGGCTGCTGCGGGAGAACGGCGCGGGTTCGCTGAACGGGTTTGCGGCGAAGTTCCAGAAACGGATCGCCGGAACGCTCAAGAACGCCTGGCTGCTGGCGACCGGCGAGGATTTGCGGTTCCCCGGCACGGAGGGTGACCGGCCGAACGCGATTGCGCGGCTGATCCAGCGTTATGTCGACCAGTATGCGAAGGTGTCCTATGACGACGAGCTGCTGACTCTGACCTTCATTAAAGTCCTCAATCTTGAGGCTGCGCCTACCGCGCTGTTCGCCCCACGCGTGCTGTGGCGCGTGATCAGCAATTCACTGCGGCGGAACACTGACGCGCCGAATTTGGCACAGGCGCGCGAGACCATCCCTGCCCGTCCGGCGCTCTCGTAATTGGGACAGGACGGCTGCGCTTAACTGCGGCCTGATAACAGACACGAGACGGGAGATCCGTCTCGTGTTCTTTGTGGGCGTTTGCCTTGATTGCTGGCTTCATTTTTATCCCAATTGCGATATTTAGTGTTGACCAAATTAGACCAAATGTGCTAAAATTACATCAGTATCTTGGCGTGCGATACACTGTTATATGCTAATCACACACGCAGACGAGGACACCTACACAATGGCACCCAAGCGCACGAAAAAGCAGGATGATGGTTTGTTCGAGGGGGCGGATTTGGGACAGATGGACGAGGGCAAGCGTAAAGCCCTCGAGTCGACCATCAGTGACCTGACGAAGCGCTTCGGCGACGGCACGATTATTGCGCTGGGCGAAGCCAGCCACATGGTTGTGGATGCTATCCCCAGCGGTTCGCTGACACTTGACCTGGCCATCGGCGTGGGCGGCATTCCCAAAGGGCGCATCACGGAGGTATATGGGCCGGAGTCGTCTGGTAAAACCACACTGTGCCTGCATGTGGTGGCGGAGGCACAGCGGCGCGGCGGACTGACGGCCTTTGTCGATATGGAGCACGCGCTTGATCCAACGTATGCCGCGCGGATCGGCGTCGATCTGAACCGGCTGTATGTCAGCCAACCGGATACGGGCGAACAGGCGCTCGAGATTACCGAAGCGCTGGTACGGTCCGGCGCGTTCGATGTGATCGTGCTCGACTCTGTCGCGGCGCTGGTCCCACGGGCTGAGATTGAAGGCGAGATGGGCGACAGCCATGTCGGTCTGCAGGCCCGTCTGATGAGTCAGGCGCTGCGTAAGCTGGCGGGCGCGATCAAGCACAGTAACGTGTGTATGATGTTCACCAACCAGATCCGCGAGAAGGTCGGCATTGTTTACGGTTCGCCGGAAACCCAACCGGGCGGGCGGGCGCTCAAATTCTATGCGACCATCCGACTCGATGTCCGGCGCGTGCAGGCGATCAAGGTTGGCGGCGAGACGATCGGTAACCGCACCAAGGTACGCGTTACCAAGAATAAGGTAGCGCCCCCGTTCCGCGAAGCCGAGTTCGACATCATGTTCACGAGCGACGAAGCAGGCATCAGCAAGACCGGCGAAATCGTCGATCTGGGCGTCGATCTGGGGATCATCGACAAACGCGGCGCATTCTTCCGCTACGGCGAGCTGCTGCTGGGCCAAGGACGGGAAAATGCCAAGGTCTATCTGCGGGAAAACCCGCAGACCGCGCTGGATGTCGAAGCCCTGATCCGGTCGAGCAATGTCAAGCTGGCGGTTGCCAATACGGACGAGTAGGGCAGGTACAGCTGGCCAGACCGCTATATCCCAAACGTGGAATCCCAAACCGCCCGCTGTCAAGAGTCGGGCGGTTTGTTTTTTGCAGAATCGACAATGAAATCTCAACACGTTATTTCCCAAGATTCATGTTTATCCCAAGATTCTCCGCTCAACGTATCCCAACCTTATTTGGGATATTGGGTTATTTGCGATATATAACCCTAGATTCGGCAGGGTTTATCCCAAGAAGACTGGAGCTAGAAAACAGGGGGGCCGCTGGCCTGTTCATAACCCTGTCGATAACGTGTTCAAAGCTGTCGATTCGGTGTCGACGGGATGTGCACAACTGAGGCGAGGGTGAGGGAGGTTATCAACATTGTGTTCATAACCCAAAGGAATGTCGACAAGGGGTGTCGACAAGTTATCCCAAGCCTACCCGACTCTACTGGCTGATTTAGGGATAAAAGCTGTCGAAAGTCAGGGATAACGCGGGTATTCTGGGATACCTGGGGATATATATCCCAGCCGAGAGCCAAGCGAAAAACAATTGTTGACATATCGACAGTCCCTACTAAAGCTACTAAAAGAAAGATATAAGCAGGAAGAAAGCACAAGAGATAAAAGAACAGAACGAAGAACGGCGGAAGCGTGTTTGTTGTGAGTACTCGCAAGTTTCCCCGGCCGCGCTACAATATCGGCACAATTCTAGGATCGAATCTATGTCCAGCAATCCCAACGACCTCGAAACCGAAGTCAAGCGCCTGCGCGCTCAGGTTGCGGCGCTGCGGCGTTTGCTCGACGTTACCAGCTGGCTGAACGACACGCTGCTTAGCCCTGATCCCGAGCCGGAACGCCTGCTATCCACCATTATGGACACAGCGGCAAACCTGACGGGATGCGAGTCGGCGGCGGTGCTGCTGTGGGACGAGAACCGCAACGAACTGTATTTCGCGGCCACGAACTCCAATAACCCAAATGCGCCCAATCTGATCGGTACGGCGGTGCCGATGGAAAGCATTGCCGGGACTATCTTCACGACACGGCTGCCGCAGCGCGTGGACAATACGATGGTCGACGACCGGCATTACAAAGGCGTCGACAAGGATGTGAAGTTCATCACCAAATCGCTGATGGGCGTGCCGATGATTGCACGGGCGCAAACGATTGGCGTGCTGGAAGTCGTGAACAAACAACGGCCGCCGTTTTCACCGCGGGACGAACAAGTACTGCTGCTGCTGGCACAAGAAGCGGCGGTTGCGATTCAGGTCGCCCGACTCCTGATGGCGCTGAACACTGCAAACCGCGAATTGTCGGAAGTCGACCGACTCAAGGATACGTTCATCGGCATTGCATCGCATGAGCTGCGGACACCGCTTGGGATAATCCTGGGATATGCGACGTTCCTGATTGAAGATGCACCGACTCCGGAAGCGGCTGAGTATGCCGATACGGTGATGAAGAGCGCGCTTCATTTAAGGTCGATCCTGGACAGCATGGCGACACTGCGCTATCTGACGACCAGCATCAAAGACCTGGCGCCCGAACCAATCCCACTGGAAACGCTGAAGGCCGATCTGGAAGCTGAGATTGCGTCGATCCCTGGATCGGCGGGCCATCATGTTACGATCCACGATCTGCCACCAAACACGACCGTTGTCGCAGACCGCGCGCGGTTGGAACTGGCGTTTGCGAATGTGCTGGACAATGCGGTGCGTTTCACACCGGCGCCAGGCTCGATTGAGATCGGCGCGACACTGCGCGGGACGACCGAGGTCTGGATCACGATTACCGATACGGGCGTCGGAATTGAGTACGATAACCTCGAACGCATCTTCGATGAGTTCTTCCAGGTGGAAGACCACATGACACGCGCACATGGCGGTCTGGGAATCGGGCTGAGCGTGGCGCGGTCGCTGATCAAGTTGTTCGGCGGCCGGATCTGGGCAGAGTCGGGCGGGCTGCGGCGCGGCACGACGATTACGATTGCGCTGCCGCGCGCGCCAGAACCTAAAGAAGAGGAAGCCCCGAAAGAATAAGGGGATTTTCCGAAGAATACACCCGGAATTACAGGGCGGCGCGACACAGACCCGCGCCGCTATACAGGCTTTTCCGCGTACCCGCCCTGCCCGACTCGTATCTGGATTGACCCGCTAAAGACGCCACTTTCCGGTACAGAATAGGACAAACTGTTGGCCGGAAATGCCGATTCGTTCGCGTGCGCGAGGCGAAACAGGCCGGCGCGACACGGCGATGGAGGCTCGGATATCCCAAAATATCCCAAATCTGCGATATATAGGTGGGAAGCGGGACTTTTGCACCATTCGATCACGATTAGCTCCCCTGGAACTCATGTGGACTGCGCCTCAATGCGGCGCAGAAACGGGATAGTACTGTGATACTACTAGCCAGATGGCTAGGTAAGAATCCCATCTCTTGACTAGGTGCTGTTGTCGAAGAATTGCCTTACCATAAGCTCATCCTGTAAGGAAATGGGAATAATGGTCGCTGCAATGAACACGGTCGACAGCCA
This DNA window, taken from Candidatus Flexicrinis proximus, encodes the following:
- a CDS encoding pentapeptide repeat-containing protein yields the protein MEQAQLQKLAQLLQAMRALQRSTERALAVSQTLGIGAMTLTQYQMLHGKVSELLPDDFFVIEALKLNPATDGEDADLRLVTMVNAAASQMETYLEGMLPFPPAAHQGVPARPALPARPARPPMPPMPPLPPRPSMPPMPPMPPMPGRPEAEERVESETEARMRARFAEEREKQKRHFKGKNDDFDFDIDIDIDLDHLNDEMEKLGPEISEQMREWQRQVRGQMHERAQEMREIGRDLQEQIMNMTRNTIQRALGAINFSEMREAKMRGADLSGKEMANADFEDADLSGANLSDTDANHANFNNANLRGANLQNANLTYANFEDANLERANLQGATLTRTNFQDAAMTGVNAQGVQADRANFEDAALRSTNFSGAHINGANFQNADLRGANLSGAVGEGTSFEDVTANGTDFTVAVLSNAVFQNANLQGSNFSGAVLDNATFEDANLPDANLSGAALSNAVFQAANLEGADMSGVVAHGATFAEAGMARANLSGAQLEGANFSEVSAKRVNFKGANLSGATFEEAEIGGADFSEAILTNVTLPDGEMYRRPEDLDKFGAKY
- a CDS encoding sigma-70 family RNA polymerase sigma factor — translated: MNSAQDLTGWLLAAQGGDPAAFEALYLALEPDVSRFVRRLLRDDPGCADIVQETFLTLYIHLAEIDPPAKLRPYVFRVARNACYDVMRQWGRRPGVSIDDDGAEDRIAFDLRDDATAPEEVTHWLLLGLEVRQSIDRLPELQRQTLILFCEEEMSHAEIAEVMDVSVGTVKSRLFHAKKGLRGLVRPELLLAIQAESKPKPEIREIEAEMALGG
- a CDS encoding type II toxin-antitoxin system VapC family toxin, whose product is MNYLLDTNTCIRFINGRAPNIRDRFLSVDRQDIAVSSITKAEMYFGSTKSQFPEISRSKQDRFLNGLTTISFDDAAAHVYGPIRASLEKSGTPMGQLDTLIAAVAIAHNLILVTHNTREFARITSLRIEDWET
- a CDS encoding cob(I)yrinic acid a,c-diamide adenosyltransferase, yielding MKIYTRTGDDGTTGLFGGGRVSKNSLRVDAYGTVDELNAYLGLVRAHKPTAEGDSALQTVQDTLFHLGADLATPLDSDAKWVTRITEPQVAWLEQHIDEMTAKLPELRAFILPGGTFVSSHIHVARTVCRRAERLTVALAEAEPLNAQALIYLNRLSDWLFTLARFENRQAGVEDVTWNAR
- a CDS encoding 2-polyprenyl-6-methoxyphenol hydroxylase-like oxidoreductase → MGHKSAIVIGASVGGLVAARVLAGHFDRVLVIERDELPQGPEVRSGVPQGKHVHALLSEGQNLLEKLFPGLSDELTEGGAPVMTWCRDSCYFTPGGWIKRFDSKIVTNVIVRPDLEYRIRRRLSADNKVAFLTGCDVRGLLTNADRTVVTGVESSERGTNSSEQHFADLVVDTSGRNSKAPEWLTALGYAAPSETAVNSHVGYATRLYEKPAKDFDWKILFINARSAENNPRGGAIFDIGHGQWMVSLGGLNEEYPPTDEAGFLEFARKLPTPTLAEALKDAKPVSLIVGYRIAGSRQRHYEKLERRPENFILLGDAVCAFNPIYGQGITVAALEAVELDRLLRENGAGSLNGFAAKFQKRIAGTLKNAWLLATGEDLRFPGTEGDRPNAIARLIQRYVDQYAKVSYDDELLTLTFIKVLNLEAAPTALFAPRVLWRVISNSLRRNTDAPNLAQARETIPARPALS
- the recA gene encoding recombinase RecA, whose translation is MDEGKRKALESTISDLTKRFGDGTIIALGEASHMVVDAIPSGSLTLDLAIGVGGIPKGRITEVYGPESSGKTTLCLHVVAEAQRRGGLTAFVDMEHALDPTYAARIGVDLNRLYVSQPDTGEQALEITEALVRSGAFDVIVLDSVAALVPRAEIEGEMGDSHVGLQARLMSQALRKLAGAIKHSNVCMMFTNQIREKVGIVYGSPETQPGGRALKFYATIRLDVRRVQAIKVGGETIGNRTKVRVTKNKVAPPFREAEFDIMFTSDEAGISKTGEIVDLGVDLGIIDKRGAFFRYGELLLGQGRENAKVYLRENPQTALDVEALIRSSNVKLAVANTDE
- a CDS encoding GAF domain-containing sensor histidine kinase, with product MSSNPNDLETEVKRLRAQVAALRRLLDVTSWLNDTLLSPDPEPERLLSTIMDTAANLTGCESAAVLLWDENRNELYFAATNSNNPNAPNLIGTAVPMESIAGTIFTTRLPQRVDNTMVDDRHYKGVDKDVKFITKSLMGVPMIARAQTIGVLEVVNKQRPPFSPRDEQVLLLLAQEAAVAIQVARLLMALNTANRELSEVDRLKDTFIGIASHELRTPLGIILGYATFLIEDAPTPEAAEYADTVMKSALHLRSILDSMATLRYLTTSIKDLAPEPIPLETLKADLEAEIASIPGSAGHHVTIHDLPPNTTVVADRARLELAFANVLDNAVRFTPAPGSIEIGATLRGTTEVWITITDTGVGIEYDNLERIFDEFFQVEDHMTRAHGGLGIGLSVARSLIKLFGGRIWAESGGLRRGTTITIALPRAPEPKEEEAPKE